The following coding sequences lie in one Rhizobium rhododendri genomic window:
- a CDS encoding DUF1330 domain-containing protein: MSAYVVFVRDRITDPEEFATYGKMAPRAAEGREMKPLAFYGAVKTLEGDAVDGSVILEFPTMEAAQDWYDSPLYQEAVQHRFKGADYRVFVVEGVAG, from the coding sequence ATGAGTGCTTATGTGGTTTTCGTGCGCGACCGGATTACCGATCCGGAAGAATTCGCGACTTATGGCAAGATGGCGCCGCGGGCGGCTGAGGGGCGTGAGATGAAGCCGCTGGCCTTCTACGGGGCGGTGAAGACGCTGGAGGGCGATGCAGTCGACGGGTCCGTCATCCTCGAGTTTCCGACCATGGAGGCGGCGCAGGACTGGTACGACAGCCCGCTCTACCAGGAAGCCGTCCAGCACCGCTTCAAGGGTGCCGATTATCGCGTCTTCGTCGTCGAAGGCGTCGCCGGTTGA
- the bla gene encoding class A beta-lactamase — MPASITRRLLLGSAILGPMAALLPQQLMAQTTPPPVVPQDPTPPVPEQPAPPSDKTEEDAGAQLAALEKRTGGRLGVAVLDTETNISLGNRETERFPMFSTWKALAAGFVLARVDQGKEKLDRRVSFGKEALVAYSPVAEKHAGTDGMTIAELCEAAITVSDNTAANLLLDSFGGPAALTDWLRTTGDTETRLDRREPELNEAKKDDPRDTTTPDAMLDTLGLLTLGNTLSDASSTMLTGWLVAATTGKDRLRAGLPAEWKVGDKTGTGAQGMAADIAIVWPPERGPILVAAYIADATAPTAEINAVFAEIGKMVAGMVGSSAEEQ, encoded by the coding sequence ATGCCTGCATCCATCACCCGTCGCCTGCTTCTGGGCTCGGCTATTCTCGGCCCCATGGCGGCCCTGCTGCCGCAGCAATTGATGGCGCAAACAACCCCGCCGCCCGTCGTGCCGCAAGACCCGACGCCCCCCGTGCCGGAACAGCCGGCGCCGCCCTCCGACAAGACCGAGGAGGATGCCGGCGCCCAGCTTGCAGCGCTCGAAAAGCGCACCGGCGGCCGGCTTGGCGTCGCCGTTCTCGACACCGAAACCAATATCTCGCTCGGCAACCGCGAGACGGAACGCTTTCCGATGTTCAGCACCTGGAAGGCGCTTGCGGCAGGCTTCGTGCTTGCCCGTGTCGACCAGGGCAAGGAAAAGCTCGATCGCCGCGTCAGCTTCGGCAAGGAGGCGCTCGTTGCCTATTCGCCGGTCGCTGAAAAGCACGCGGGCACCGATGGCATGACCATTGCGGAATTGTGCGAGGCGGCAATCACCGTCAGCGACAACACTGCCGCCAATCTTCTCCTCGACAGCTTCGGCGGCCCGGCGGCGCTCACCGACTGGCTGCGCACGACCGGCGATACCGAAACCCGCCTGGACCGCCGCGAGCCGGAATTGAACGAGGCGAAGAAGGACGATCCGCGCGACACCACGACACCGGATGCGATGCTCGACACGCTCGGCCTCTTGACCCTCGGCAACACGCTGTCGGATGCCTCGAGTACGATGCTGACGGGCTGGCTGGTCGCTGCCACCACGGGCAAGGATCGCCTGCGCGCCGGCCTGCCGGCGGAATGGAAGGTAGGCGACAAGACCGGCACCGGGGCTCAAGGCATGGCCGCAGACATCGCCATCGTCTGGCCGCCCGAGCGCGGCCCCATCCTGGTGGCCGCCTACATCGCTGATGCAACGGCACCGACGGCCGAGATCAACGCCGTGTTTGCGGAGATCGGAAAAATGGTCGCCGGCATGGTCGGCAGTTCGGCCGAAGAGCAGTAA
- a CDS encoding glucose/quinate/shikimate family membrane-bound PQQ-dependent dehydrogenase → MAVTITSLLFILIGLALGGGGGWLVALGGSPFYLFAGVMFIVTGVLLWMRRSSALWVYAVLVLAALGWAVWEVGFDWWQLGPRGGLIIVLGLWLLTPWIRKPLGFRSPTGHTYGANPWPLAIPVIIAVLVAGYSMTTDPHDLAGSLPTEVAATAPTGGDMPDGEWHQYGRTPYGQRYSPLAQITPANVADLKLAWQYQTGDVKRPDDVGETTYQVTPLKVGDSLYLCTPHNLAIALDAASGKEKWRYDPNSGMNPNRQHQTCRGVSYYHDVAAQPGSACAERVYLPTSDARLIALDAANGKVCETFANKGTLDLGQGMKYNPAGYYYSTSPPVVAKGMIIVGGAVNDNYSTQEPSGVIRAFDINTGALVWNFDSGNPDVTTPLPAGQTYTTNSPNSWSVSSADEALGLIYVPLGNKVPDQLGMGRSPSVEKFSSSIAALDLATGQVKWVQQFVHHDLWDMDVPAQPSLIDITQKDGTTVPALVGATKQGDIYVLDRRTGAPVIPFKEIPAPGGTIPEDHASPTQPISDLTFSPPPLQEKDMWGVSLFDQLACRIKFHELRYEGRYTPPSLQGSLIYPGNFGTFNWGSVAVDPERQVMFGMPTYLAFTSQLVPASQIPPKGQDQKGSEQGLNRNDGAPYGVFMGPFLGPLKIPCQAPPWGYVAGVDLKTGKTVYKHKNGTTRDMTPLPLAFNVGVPGIGGPMITKGGVVFMGAAVDNYIRGYDLTTGKVLWKGRLPAGGQSTPMTYTAGDNKQYVLIVAGGHGSIGTKPGDYVMAYTLP, encoded by the coding sequence ATGGCGGTCACGATTACCTCCCTTCTTTTCATTTTGATCGGGCTTGCGCTCGGTGGCGGCGGAGGCTGGCTGGTTGCCCTTGGCGGCAGTCCCTTCTACCTGTTTGCCGGTGTGATGTTCATCGTCACCGGCGTCCTGCTGTGGATGCGCCGTTCGTCCGCTCTCTGGGTCTATGCCGTCCTCGTTCTGGCAGCACTTGGCTGGGCGGTCTGGGAAGTCGGCTTCGACTGGTGGCAACTCGGGCCGCGCGGCGGACTGATCATCGTGCTTGGCCTCTGGCTGCTGACACCCTGGATCCGGAAGCCGCTTGGCTTCCGCAGCCCAACCGGCCATACCTATGGCGCCAACCCCTGGCCTCTTGCCATTCCGGTCATTATCGCCGTGCTCGTCGCCGGCTATTCGATGACCACAGATCCGCATGATCTGGCAGGCAGCCTGCCGACAGAAGTTGCCGCCACGGCTCCGACGGGTGGCGACATGCCCGATGGCGAATGGCACCAGTACGGCCGCACGCCATACGGCCAGCGCTACTCTCCGCTTGCCCAGATCACGCCGGCCAATGTCGCCGACCTGAAGCTCGCCTGGCAGTACCAGACCGGCGATGTGAAGCGCCCGGACGACGTCGGCGAAACCACCTATCAGGTGACGCCACTGAAAGTCGGCGACAGCCTCTATCTCTGCACGCCGCACAATCTGGCCATCGCGCTGGATGCCGCCTCGGGCAAGGAGAAATGGCGCTACGACCCCAATTCCGGCATGAACCCGAACCGCCAGCACCAGACCTGCCGCGGCGTCAGCTATTATCACGACGTGGCCGCCCAGCCCGGCTCGGCCTGCGCCGAGCGCGTCTACCTGCCGACCTCGGATGCCCGCCTGATCGCGCTGGATGCCGCCAACGGCAAGGTCTGCGAGACGTTCGCCAACAAGGGTACGCTCGATCTCGGCCAGGGCATGAAGTACAATCCGGCCGGCTACTACTACTCGACTTCGCCGCCTGTCGTCGCCAAGGGCATGATCATCGTCGGTGGTGCCGTCAACGACAACTACTCGACGCAGGAGCCATCCGGCGTCATCCGCGCGTTCGACATCAACACCGGCGCCCTGGTGTGGAATTTCGACAGCGGCAATCCTGACGTGACGACGCCCCTGCCTGCCGGCCAGACCTACACCACGAACTCTCCGAACAGCTGGTCGGTCTCCAGCGCCGACGAAGCCCTCGGCCTCATCTACGTGCCGCTCGGCAACAAGGTGCCGGACCAGCTCGGCATGGGCCGCAGCCCGAGCGTCGAGAAGTTCTCGTCGTCGATCGCAGCCCTCGATCTTGCCACCGGCCAGGTCAAATGGGTCCAGCAGTTCGTCCACCACGACCTCTGGGACATGGACGTGCCGGCTCAACCGTCGCTGATCGATATCACCCAGAAGGATGGCACCACCGTTCCGGCGCTCGTCGGCGCGACCAAGCAGGGCGATATCTACGTGCTCGACCGGCGCACCGGCGCGCCCGTCATCCCGTTCAAGGAGATCCCTGCTCCGGGCGGCACGATCCCCGAGGATCATGCATCGCCGACGCAGCCGATTTCCGACCTGACGTTCAGCCCGCCGCCACTGCAGGAGAAGGACATGTGGGGGGTCTCGCTGTTCGACCAGCTCGCCTGCCGCATCAAGTTCCACGAACTGCGCTATGAAGGCCGCTATACGCCGCCATCGCTGCAGGGATCGCTGATCTATCCCGGCAACTTCGGTACCTTTAACTGGGGCAGCGTTGCCGTCGATCCGGAACGCCAGGTGATGTTCGGCATGCCGACCTACCTCGCCTTCACCTCGCAGCTCGTTCCGGCCAGCCAGATCCCGCCGAAGGGTCAGGACCAGAAAGGCAGCGAACAGGGTCTCAACCGCAACGACGGCGCGCCTTACGGCGTCTTCATGGGTCCGTTCCTCGGCCCGCTGAAGATCCCCTGCCAGGCTCCGCCATGGGGCTATGTCGCCGGCGTCGACCTGAAGACCGGCAAGACCGTCTACAAGCACAAGAACGGCACGACGCGCGACATGACGCCACTGCCGCTGGCCTTCAATGTCGGCGTTCCCGGCATCGGCGGCCCGATGATTACCAAGGGTGGCGTCGTGTTCATGGGAGCAGCGGTTGACAACTATATCCGCGGCTACGACCTGACCACCGGCAAGGTGCTCTGGAAGGGCCGCCTTCCCGCCGGCGGCCAGTCGACGCCGATGACCTACACGGCAGGCGACAACAAGCAGTATGTGCTGATCGTCGCCGGGGGCCATGGATCCATCGGCACCAAGCCCGGCGACTACGTCATGGCCTATACGCTGCCATAA
- the ltrA gene encoding group II intron reverse transcriptase/maturase, whose amino-acid sequence MKVQHGEEVANHSDPESCGAHREVCVEALTGETGRPAIEPRNDQFGMPTLLSEAEGNTVHGVNRKPCPDPARSETLCMPGSLSYGSSEISSVSSANGLDGTGKVVDHKPVIDADEKSDTPIVLQKLPNKGDDLAEAMEGRGVIGGNAVETPACRTQSRIKHASMGIEGVREAAKRNPKMRFTALMHHITPTLLVKSFHALRKQAASGVDGVTWYDYEKTLEGRVHELHREIQSGAYRAQPSRRVYIPKNDGRLRPLGIAALEEKVVQMAVSTVLNAIYEQDFLGFSYGFRQGRGQHDALDALWVGIDKRKINWILDADIRSFYDEIDHEWMLRFLSHRVGDRRLIRLIYKWLKAGTIEDGRRVASTRGTPQGSVISPVLSNIYLHYALDLWVQQWRTRYAKGDVIIVRYADDSVIGFQYEGEAQRFLQALRERLAQFGLQLHPGKTRLIRFGRYAARQCRERGIRKPETFDFLGFTHCCGRRRNDGGFKIVRLTIKKRMRTTLAAIRETLMRRRHEPVAVVGRWLRQMLQGYLNYHAVPDNLRRLGGFRWEVGRAWRHALMRRSQRHRLSWDRFQRLLRKYLPPCRLLHPHPDARFTVTTSDRSRMR is encoded by the coding sequence ATGAAAGTTCAACACGGAGAAGAAGTGGCGAATCACTCTGACCCCGAGTCATGCGGGGCACATCGCGAGGTGTGCGTCGAAGCGTTGACAGGGGAAACCGGCAGGCCGGCCATTGAGCCGCGAAATGATCAATTCGGGATGCCGACGCTGTTAAGCGAAGCGGAAGGCAACACGGTGCATGGCGTCAATCGCAAGCCATGTCCCGATCCCGCGCGGTCGGAGACCCTGTGCATGCCGGGAAGTCTTTCATACGGAAGCAGCGAGATCTCATCAGTGTCCAGTGCGAATGGACTGGACGGGACTGGGAAGGTCGTTGACCACAAGCCAGTCATCGACGCTGATGAGAAGTCGGATACGCCCATAGTACTGCAGAAGTTGCCGAACAAAGGAGATGATCTCGCGGAGGCAATGGAGGGAAGGGGTGTAATCGGAGGGAACGCCGTCGAGACTCCAGCGTGCCGGACGCAGAGCCGGATAAAACACGCTTCGATGGGGATCGAAGGTGTACGGGAAGCCGCCAAACGGAACCCGAAGATGCGTTTCACGGCGCTGATGCACCACATCACTCCGACGCTATTGGTGAAGAGCTTTCATGCGCTTCGCAAGCAGGCGGCGAGTGGAGTGGACGGCGTGACGTGGTACGACTATGAGAAGACACTCGAAGGGCGCGTGCACGAACTACATCGGGAGATTCAGTCCGGTGCGTATCGTGCACAACCGTCCCGACGGGTCTACATTCCGAAGAATGACGGAAGACTCCGTCCACTCGGTATTGCAGCGTTGGAAGAAAAAGTCGTGCAGATGGCCGTGTCCACGGTTCTGAACGCGATCTATGAGCAAGACTTCCTCGGCTTCTCATACGGGTTCCGACAAGGAAGGGGACAGCATGACGCGCTGGACGCCTTGTGGGTTGGGATCGACAAGCGGAAGATCAACTGGATATTGGACGCGGATATTCGCTCGTTTTACGATGAAATCGATCACGAGTGGATGCTCCGTTTCCTGTCGCATCGAGTTGGTGACCGCCGGCTGATACGTCTGATCTACAAATGGTTGAAAGCGGGCACGATTGAGGATGGCCGCCGCGTGGCATCGACGCGAGGAACTCCCCAAGGATCTGTAATTAGCCCCGTGCTATCGAATATCTATCTGCATTACGCATTGGATTTATGGGTCCAGCAGTGGCGTACTCGATACGCTAAAGGCGACGTGATCATTGTACGTTATGCCGACGACAGCGTGATTGGGTTCCAGTACGAAGGAGAGGCGCAGCGCTTTCTGCAAGCATTGCGGGAGCGTCTCGCTCAGTTCGGCTTGCAACTACACCCGGGAAAGACGCGGCTGATACGCTTTGGGCGGTATGCTGCGCGACAATGCCGGGAACGTGGTATCCGCAAGCCAGAGACTTTCGACTTTCTGGGATTCACGCACTGCTGCGGCAGGCGGCGCAATGATGGAGGCTTCAAGATTGTCCGTCTGACAATTAAGAAGCGAATGCGCACGACGCTGGCGGCCATTCGGGAAACGCTAATGCGACGGCGCCATGAACCCGTGGCTGTAGTAGGTCGGTGGCTAAGGCAAATGTTACAGGGGTATTTGAACTACCATGCGGTGCCCGACAATCTGAGAAGATTGGGAGGGTTCCGCTGGGAAGTTGGTCGCGCCTGGCGACACGCTTTGATGCGTCGAAGCCAGCGACACCGGCTGTCTTGGGATCGTTTCCAAAGGCTGCTTCGCAAGTACCTGCCGCCATGTCGTCTGCTGCACCCGCATCCAGATGCTCGGTTCACCGTCACAACATCCGATAGGAGCCGTATGCGGTAG
- a CDS encoding protein adenylyltransferase SelO yields the protein MSSSIQDSAAPAATFPFDNSYARLPEHFFARQLPSAAAAPLLLMLNEPLAIELGLDVAALQRDGAEIFSGNIVPDGADPLAMAYAAHQFGGFVPQLGDGRAILLGEVIDINGRRRDIQLKGAGQTPFSRRGDGRAALGPALREYVVSEAMHALGLPTTRALALVSTGQPVYRETALPGAVFTRVAGSHVRVGTFQFFAARGDVDGTRALADYVIERHYPLVRDSIRPYLALFEAIIERQAALIAGWLRVGFIHGVMNTDNMTISGETIDFGPCAFMDTYDPATVFSSIDSNGRYAYANQSAIGQWNLARLGETMLPLFDDDPDTAVELANDVIKGFGPRFQAHWLDGMGRKIGLSAEEDGDLDLIQALLALMQAEKADFTLTFRRLAAVAEDDAATAAFAATFENPDAALPWLHRWRERLSRDPQTAAQRAKAMRSVNPAFIPRNHRIEQAIVAAVEEGDLSLFHALLDVLAKPYEDQPDFAAYAEPPKPAERVMQTFCGT from the coding sequence ATGAGCTCATCCATTCAAGACAGCGCGGCGCCTGCTGCAACATTTCCGTTCGACAACAGCTACGCAAGGCTGCCGGAGCACTTTTTTGCGCGGCAGCTGCCGTCAGCGGCGGCGGCGCCTTTGTTGCTGATGCTGAACGAGCCGCTGGCTATCGAGCTCGGGCTCGATGTGGCGGCGTTGCAGCGGGACGGTGCCGAGATCTTTTCCGGCAACATCGTGCCTGATGGCGCCGATCCGCTGGCTATGGCCTATGCGGCGCACCAGTTCGGCGGCTTCGTGCCGCAGCTCGGCGACGGGCGGGCGATCCTGCTCGGCGAGGTCATCGACATCAATGGCAGACGCCGCGACATACAGTTGAAGGGTGCCGGCCAGACGCCTTTTTCGCGGCGTGGCGATGGACGTGCTGCACTCGGACCGGCCCTGCGCGAATATGTGGTCAGCGAGGCCATGCATGCGCTCGGCCTGCCGACCACGAGGGCCTTGGCACTGGTATCCACCGGCCAGCCGGTCTACCGCGAGACGGCATTGCCAGGCGCTGTTTTCACCCGGGTGGCCGGAAGTCATGTCCGCGTCGGCACGTTCCAGTTCTTTGCCGCGCGCGGCGATGTAGACGGCACGCGGGCGCTGGCGGATTACGTCATCGAGCGGCATTATCCCCTTGTGCGTGACAGCATACGGCCCTATCTGGCGCTGTTCGAGGCGATCATCGAGCGGCAGGCGGCGCTGATTGCCGGCTGGCTGAGGGTTGGGTTCATCCATGGGGTGATGAATACCGACAACATGACGATCTCTGGCGAGACCATCGATTTCGGCCCCTGCGCCTTCATGGATACCTACGATCCGGCCACGGTCTTCTCGTCGATCGATAGCAATGGCCGGTATGCCTATGCCAACCAGTCGGCCATCGGCCAATGGAACCTGGCGCGGCTCGGCGAGACGATGCTGCCCCTGTTCGATGACGACCCGGATACGGCGGTGGAACTTGCCAACGACGTCATCAAGGGATTCGGCCCTCGTTTCCAGGCCCATTGGCTTGACGGCATGGGCCGCAAGATCGGCCTCTCCGCCGAGGAAGATGGCGATCTGGATCTCATTCAGGCGTTGCTGGCCCTGATGCAGGCGGAGAAAGCCGACTTCACGCTCACCTTTCGCCGGCTTGCTGCTGTCGCCGAGGACGACGCCGCCACCGCGGCGTTTGCGGCAACATTCGAGAACCCGGATGCTGCCCTGCCCTGGCTCCACCGCTGGCGGGAGCGCCTCTCACGCGATCCGCAGACGGCTGCACAGCGTGCCAAGGCCATGCGCTCGGTCAATCCCGCCTTCATCCCGCGCAACCACCGAATAGAGCAGGCAATCGTCGCTGCCGTAGAGGAAGGCGACCTCTCCTTGTTTCATGCGCTGCTGGATGTGCTCGCGAAGCCCTACGAGGACCAGCCTGACTTCGCAGCCTACGCCGAGCCACCGAAGCCGGCAGAGCGGGTTATGCAGACGTTCTGTGGGACCTGA
- a CDS encoding ribbon-helix-helix domain-containing protein — protein sequence MNQKLSITLPAEMVEAINARVEAGTYGSASDLVQAAIKALVEQDEDYAARIASLRARVQASIDDPRPDLTGEEVKAHIEAFFESPVIYGSPDCQIPPSGR from the coding sequence ATGAACCAGAAACTCAGCATCACGCTTCCCGCCGAGATGGTCGAGGCCATCAATGCGCGGGTCGAGGCCGGGACCTATGGTTCGGCCAGCGACTTGGTCCAAGCGGCGATAAAGGCGCTTGTCGAGCAGGACGAAGATTACGCCGCGCGCATCGCTTCCCTCCGCGCCCGGGTCCAGGCTTCGATCGACGATCCACGACCCGATTTGACGGGGGAGGAAGTCAAGGCGCACATCGAGGCGTTCTTCGAAAGTCCGGTGATTTATGGATCGCCTGATTGTCAGATACCGCCCTCAGGCCGATGA
- a CDS encoding type II toxin-antitoxin system RelE/ParE family toxin, whose protein sequence is MDRLIVRYRPQADEDLLDIAAYILDRSQNIETARAYIDRLYARCERIGHAPNAGVLREDLGAGIRMAVFERRVVILYRVEADIVWITNIVSGGRDYETLFTDRRPDPEGPA, encoded by the coding sequence ATGGATCGCCTGATTGTCAGATACCGCCCTCAGGCCGATGAGGATTTGCTCGACATTGCCGCTTACATTCTCGATCGAAGCCAGAATATCGAGACGGCACGCGCATATATCGACCGTCTCTATGCCCGATGCGAACGGATAGGACACGCCCCGAACGCGGGAGTACTGCGCGAAGACCTCGGTGCCGGTATCCGGATGGCAGTCTTCGAACGGCGCGTCGTCATCCTCTACCGCGTCGAGGCAGATATCGTCTGGATCACCAACATCGTCTCCGGGGGGCGCGACTACGAGACCTTGTTCACGGACCGCCGCCCGGACCCCGAGGGTCCCGCCTAA
- a CDS encoding DUF922 domain-containing Zn-dependent protease: MADWQAVETTRPYAISGKTTPELYASIGARGPELGGSRVIAHTTFKLTWTRNYQPQASSCVLVSAVPKLTIIYTLPKPSSPLPSDVNAKWQTFIAGVAAHEKVHGGFIRDMVHEIETTSIGFTVANDPDCRKIRVELTKRLGEISARERQRNRDFDKMEMGQGGKMQQLILALVND; encoded by the coding sequence ATGGCGGACTGGCAGGCCGTCGAGACGACAAGGCCCTATGCGATCTCCGGCAAGACGACGCCCGAGCTTTACGCCTCGATCGGCGCTCGAGGCCCGGAGTTGGGCGGCAGCCGCGTGATCGCGCATACGACGTTCAAGCTGACCTGGACACGCAACTACCAGCCACAGGCGTCGTCCTGCGTGCTGGTCTCGGCCGTACCGAAGCTGACGATCATCTACACGTTGCCAAAACCGTCTTCGCCTCTGCCGTCCGACGTCAATGCCAAATGGCAGACCTTCATTGCCGGCGTCGCCGCGCACGAAAAGGTGCATGGCGGCTTCATTCGCGACATGGTGCACGAGATCGAGACGACCAGCATCGGCTTTACCGTCGCCAACGATCCCGACTGCCGCAAGATCCGCGTCGAGCTTACGAAGCGCCTGGGAGAGATCTCCGCCCGCGAACGCCAGCGCAACCGCGATTTCGACAAGATGGAAATGGGCCAGGGCGGCAAGATGCAGCAGCTGATCCTGGCGCTGGTGAACGATTAG
- a CDS encoding patatin-like phospholipase family protein: protein MASQSAQRRIRFGQACILALACLAMLTGCVGNARVTYVRQDAVQAQVAGFNNIRTYLDASPTELAGVKGWEPPATAKKLNYLVISGGGSGGAFSVGVLDAWTKLGTRPKFDIVSGVSTGALIAPFAFLGSSYDPPLVKLYTSGVASDLVDRRWLPNAILGKSLLKQEPLRRMVEEYITADVMRAVATEHKAGRRLLVLTSNLDSQRPVVWNMGAIAASGQPDALKLFQDVLIASASVPGVYPAVMIKTHVGNRSFQEMHSDGGSASQVLTIPDAVLAEADGHPPKKPRDFNVYVLINNTLMPEFSNTADSTLPIMARAYAMLIKSQTRASVMAFYEYAMRTGINFHLASIDRQYAYSMSDPLNATYMRSIFKLGSSEMLAGELWKQKPIFSVEQPTVVATN from the coding sequence TTGGCATCGCAATCGGCACAGCGCCGGATAAGGTTCGGACAGGCGTGCATTCTTGCACTCGCCTGCCTGGCGATGCTCACCGGCTGCGTCGGCAACGCGCGCGTCACCTATGTCAGGCAAGACGCGGTGCAGGCGCAGGTGGCGGGGTTCAACAATATCCGCACCTATCTCGATGCCAGTCCGACCGAGCTTGCCGGCGTGAAAGGCTGGGAGCCGCCGGCGACGGCAAAGAAGCTGAATTACCTTGTTATTTCAGGCGGCGGATCGGGCGGCGCCTTCAGCGTCGGCGTGCTCGATGCCTGGACGAAGCTTGGGACACGGCCGAAATTCGACATCGTCAGCGGCGTCAGCACCGGCGCCCTGATCGCGCCTTTCGCCTTCCTCGGATCGTCCTACGACCCGCCGCTGGTCAAACTCTATACCAGCGGTGTCGCCAGCGACCTGGTGGACCGGCGCTGGCTGCCCAACGCCATACTCGGCAAAAGCCTGCTGAAGCAGGAGCCGCTGCGACGCATGGTCGAGGAATACATCACGGCGGATGTCATGCGGGCCGTAGCCACGGAGCATAAGGCCGGCCGGCGACTGCTGGTGCTGACGTCGAACCTCGATTCGCAGCGTCCGGTGGTCTGGAACATGGGGGCGATTGCGGCCAGTGGCCAGCCGGATGCCCTGAAGCTGTTCCAGGATGTGCTGATCGCCTCGGCCAGCGTGCCGGGTGTCTATCCCGCCGTGATGATCAAGACCCATGTCGGCAACCGCTCTTTTCAGGAAATGCACTCGGATGGCGGCTCGGCATCGCAGGTGCTGACGATCCCCGATGCCGTGCTTGCCGAAGCCGACGGCCATCCGCCCAAAAAGCCCCGCGATTTCAACGTCTATGTGCTGATCAACAATACGCTGATGCCGGAATTTTCAAATACGGCCGACAGCACGTTGCCGATCATGGCGCGCGCCTATGCGATGCTGATAAAATCGCAGACGCGGGCCTCGGTGATGGCTTTTTATGAATACGCCATGCGGACGGGTATCAATTTTCACCTGGCCTCGATCGACAGGCAATATGCCTATAGCATGTCGGACCCGCTCAACGCGACCTACATGCGGTCGATCTTCAAACTCGGCTCTTCCGAGATGCTCGCCGGCGAACTGTGGAAGCAGAAACCGATATTCTCGGTAGAGCAGCCGACCGTCGTGGCGACAAACTAG
- the pepT gene encoding peptidase T, which yields MTDTVTDRFLRYVVIDTQSDASSSTQPTTEKQKTLGRLLVTELLAMGIEDAHLDEHGYVYATVPANTDKDVPVICFCSHMDTAPDFTGTDVKPQLIENYQGGDITLVGDPARVIRVSEHKALADQIGNDIITTDGTTLLGADDKAGLAEIMTAAQTLIDNPDIRHGTIKLLFTPDEEVGRGADKVDLEKLGAAFAYTVDGETAGHIEDETFSADGVEITIAGVAIHPGFAKGRMENAIKIASAIVAGLPKDQAPETTSGRNGFVHPVAVTGSMEKATISLIVRDFDDAGLAAKEEMLKTRVENVMRDYPGSTHTFTVKQQYRNMKQVLDRHPEIMENAVEAIRRAGMEPVRGSIRGGTDGSRLSFMGLPCPNIFAGGHAFHSPLEWVSRQDMEKAVKTLVELARVWEERA from the coding sequence ATGACCGATACCGTCACCGACCGCTTCCTCCGATACGTCGTCATCGACACCCAGTCGGACGCAAGTTCCTCGACCCAGCCGACCACCGAAAAGCAGAAGACGCTCGGTCGACTGCTGGTGACGGAACTGCTGGCCATGGGCATTGAGGATGCCCATCTCGACGAGCACGGCTATGTCTACGCGACGGTGCCTGCCAACACCGACAAGGATGTGCCGGTCATCTGCTTCTGCTCGCACATGGATACCGCACCGGATTTTACAGGCACCGACGTCAAGCCGCAGCTGATCGAGAACTACCAGGGCGGCGATATCACGCTCGTCGGCGATCCCGCGCGCGTTATCCGCGTCAGCGAGCACAAGGCGCTGGCCGACCAGATCGGCAACGACATCATCACGACAGACGGTACAACGCTGCTCGGCGCCGACGACAAGGCGGGGCTAGCTGAAATCATGACGGCGGCGCAGACGCTGATCGACAACCCCGACATCCGCCACGGCACGATCAAGCTGCTGTTCACGCCCGACGAGGAAGTCGGCCGGGGCGCCGACAAGGTCGATCTCGAAAAGCTCGGAGCCGCCTTCGCCTACACGGTGGATGGCGAGACCGCCGGCCATATCGAGGACGAGACCTTCTCCGCCGATGGCGTCGAGATCACCATTGCCGGCGTTGCCATCCATCCGGGTTTTGCCAAGGGGCGCATGGAAAACGCCATCAAGATCGCCAGCGCCATCGTGGCCGGCCTGCCGAAGGACCAGGCACCGGAGACAACATCGGGCAGGAATGGCTTCGTCCACCCCGTTGCCGTCACCGGTTCGATGGAAAAAGCGACCATCAGCCTGATCGTCCGCGATTTCGACGATGCCGGCCTTGCTGCCAAGGAAGAGATGCTGAAAACCCGGGTTGAAAACGTCATGAGAGACTATCCGGGCTCGACCCACACGTTCACGGTCAAGCAGCAATACCGCAACATGAAGCAGGTGCTCGATCGCCACCCCGAGATCATGGAAAACGCCGTCGAAGCGATCCGCCGGGCCGGCATGGAGCCGGTACGCGGCAGCATCCGCGGCGGCACCGACGGCTCCCGCCTGTCCTTCATGGGCCTCCCATGCCCCAACATCTTCGCCGGCGGCCACGCCTTCCACTCACCCTTGGAATGGGTGAGCCGGCAGGACATGGAAAAAGCGGTGAAGACGTTGGTGGAACTGGCCCGGGTCTGGGAGGAGCGGGCGTAG